A single Pristis pectinata isolate sPriPec2 chromosome 22, sPriPec2.1.pri, whole genome shotgun sequence DNA region contains:
- the LOC127581698 gene encoding uncharacterized protein LOC127581698, which yields MVIRTNKIQHLIGFLLLCIALSCNAAVSGDGDNTTYVNMTTESYGNVTNGMEIPENFSCQTFNCSGFECYEGQYKWEECPWTHMYCELHRSSNTSYWAGCSNNCAGTDNICWNTSQTMCTMECCNGTLCLMLNGTIQEIPWDYEMTDKPTTEITEFTTMETTPTTPTTPTTPTTPTTAATTIGSGNKCHLINCIGDTCYQSQNSQQEYCSVDEPYCKLEKETNSNIWTSGCDENCNTVSSGCSSSSGASTCIQECCEATTDSCLKLDGQENLIGSASMTQSVKVIVYAVAMFALANHFAPFSF from the exons GTTTCCTCCTGCTTTGTATTGCATTATCCTGCAATGCAGCAGTTTCTGGAGATGGAG ACAATACAACCTACGTGAATATGACGACTGAATCTTATGGAAATGTGACAAATGGAatggaaataccagaaaat TTCTCCTGTCAgacatttaactgctcaggtttCGAGTGTTATGAAGGCCAGTACAAATGGGAGGAATGTCCCTGGACTCACATGTACTGTGAG ctTCACCGTTCCTCCAACACCTCGTACTGGGCAGGTTGCAGTAACAACTGTGCTGGCACTGACAACATCTGCTGGAATACCTCACAGACCATGTGTACAATGGAGTGCTGTAACGGAACTCTCTGCCTGATGCTGAATGGCACAATCCAAGAAATACCCTGGGATTACG AAATGACGGACAAACCTACGACTGAAATAACTGAATTTACAACTATGGAAACAACACCAACCACACCAACCACACCAACAACACCAACAACACCAACAACTGCTGCAACGACAATAGGCAGT GGCAATAAGTGTCATCTGATCAACTGCATTGGTGATACCTGCTACCAAAGCCAAAATTCACAACAAGAATACTGCTCTGTGGATGAACCGTACTGCAAG CTGGAAAAGGAGACAAATAGCAACATATGGACAAGTGGCTGTGACGAGAATTGCAACACAGTCTCATCTGGTTGTTCTTCCAGCAGCGGTGCATCAACCTGTATCCAGGAGTGTTGTGAGGCAACCACTGACTCCTGTCTGAAGCTAGATGGACAAGAAAATTTAATTGGATCTGCAAGTATGACGCAGTCTGTGAAGGTGATTGTGTATGCAGTTGCTATGTTTGCTTTGGCTAATCACTTTGCACCCTTTAGTTTTTAA